The Paroedura picta isolate Pp20150507F chromosome 2, Ppicta_v3.0, whole genome shotgun sequence sequence TCTCCCTCTGGTTggttgcccccaccccacccttggtCAAGCTCTAGCAGTGGCAGCCAGTTGCCTGCTCCAAGACCGAAGAAGGCAGCTGTGGGGTTGGAAGGCTCCTTGGAAGTGATCTGTacccacaacagaaccctgtcTTTTTACTAGGGTGATGGGAATCTATAAAATGGGATTCTCTACACTAGCACagaccaattccccccccccccccacacacacacaatgttatcTATGCCCTTACCTGTCATCAGAATTGACAACTGTATCCAATGAAAACTTATACTGGAAACCTGAACAGCCACCTCCTTCCACTTGCAGCCGGAGAAATTCAGACCCTTCTGTAATCTCCAGTAGCCTCTGTTGCAACAGAAAATAGAGCGCTAAAAAGATGGGCAAGAGTGCCATGCAAATATTTAGTAGCTACTTGAAAGTCTAACAAGTTAAGAGCCCTTGAAAGGGCCTGGATCACTAGAGAGAATGCAAAGTGCAGAACAGAGAGGCCAGTCACAGCCCATTACTCCCACAGGTACCACTTCAGGTGCCGGGCTCCAGAAATGAGTTTATTGGGAATTATTCACAAAACTCAGATTCATGTCGTTTGTCTCTAACACAGTGCAGAGCAGGCTAAACTCTCCCTCCAAATCAAGTGTTTCATTGGAAACACACTTTACTATGCCACTGCAAATTAtgagaagagtaggtttttataccttaaggagtctcaaagcagcttaccttcctaACAGGCActttatgaggcaggtggggctaagagagttctgggaAGCGGTCACTCAacacttcatgtggaggagtagggactcAAACCCAATTCCCTAAATTAGAGtctatcactcttaaccactaccgtGCTGGCTCTCTGGTCCATATGTATAGTAAAGTATATAGAGCATTTAAATGGGCAGATCACAGACTGCTagtaaaataatacaaataataataaaactcccTTTAGAACTACAGCAGCCTTACTATTACCAATGactacataattttaaaatgtacagagaaagagagagcatgcTGCATAGGCACACAAGTATTAGGCCACTCAAAAATCCAGGAGGCATTATACAACATGACATGTAGCACACAGGTTTGGTGACTGTGAAGGAGTCATACTTTTATACAACTTTCACTAAGGTAGATCTGTCCGTCATGTGAATCGCTCTGTCTCTCTCCAGGGGCAGATGATGCCACCAACTGCCCTCTTATCCTTGGAACACAGGCACTGTTCTGAGAGGTCTGGGACGGGGCTCTCACCGGGTGCCAGAGAGCATAGCTAGGGCTGCATAGGAAAAACATGAAATGAAAAGTAAGTTGTTGGGAAGAAAGTACAGCAGACAGGAGATACAAGGCATGAAGACAGCATAAGAACCATGAGGGAGGCGGGGACATGTAAAAGCGAGAGGAAACTGCCAACAGATCAAGAACATTCAAACTGTAGGTACAGGTGTCCTTTGGAGAATTCCCAGCCTATAGAGGCAGCAGGTTAAGTGTGGAGGTTCTGTAACCATGatgtgaagagttggttttcatactctgcttttcactacccagaggagtctcaaagtggcttacaatccccttctcttcctctcctagaccgtttatgcactagaggtttcatgctgggttacaggctggagttttagtcgtggcaggtggccccaccacttcctgcactcacacaggggtgcatttggcccagtgcaccacatccgccccctatttgtgctcctgcacgagaactggggcagtaaagtgcccagtgcataaacggtcctagtgagGTAGGTGTTGCTGAGAGAACcagattagctcaaggtcacccagatggctgcatgtggaggtggaggctccagattacaggctgtcgcttttaaccactacaccatcctggTTCTAGATGAAGCATCTATAACGCCTGTCTGGTTAGGCCAGGCTTTCCCAACTAGggcttcatgaaaacctggggtttcttggtggccctggaagggtttcctgaatgggtgggagttctttttttaatgatttttaaagtttgttaaacattgattgggtgacCTACCCctccaatggtcaatgatgggcctgtagaaggtgggaaaggaaggagctcCAGGGGGCATATGTACAGAGCTATGTTTCtgaaccatattctacaccatcacgccacttctagggtttctcaaaacctgaagaatgtttcaggggtttctcaaaattgGGAAAGGCTGGATTAGGCAGAGACTTTCCACTAGAAGACCCAAAGAGTATGGGATCGGATTGTGAGGTGCTGTTCTCCACTGAACACCGTGGAAGGAAAGCAGAGCACACCAACACCTATATTTCCTAATTCtctgttcatttttatttatttagtgtattTTAGCCTCACTTTTTCTTCAAGAACCCAGGGAAGGCTGCTGGGTTAACTCATGTCAGCCACAgatgctcagcctaacctatctcacagggctgttatgaggataaagagagagaggggaaaatattGTAAGCTATTTGCTGTATCCATTGGGGAGAACAGTGATataaaaatgtagtaaataagTCCATGAttctctcttcttctgttttatcaTCCCAGCCACCAAGTGAGGTGGGTAAGTCTGGGAGAGTGTGACTGACTCAAGATCACCAGTAAGTTTCACAGCAACCATGGCTTGCAATACTGTCTATTGTTTTTTGCTCTCAAGTTACACCTGACTTATGGCAAGCATATAGGGCActggtccccaatgtggtgcccatgtTTCCTTGTACCCATCAAGTGTTATTAGAAACTAAGAGGGGCCAGTTATTAGAAACTAAGAGGGGCACCTGCTCAGCAAAGCTTCTGACTgaccactggagatctgactggctgGGCAGATTAGGATAACATTGTTTCAATGGCTGCTGCCACCAATGTTGATTGTATTTTCCCTCTCTTCCTACctagtatatatttttttaaatcacccccTTCTCCCTTGCACTCTGCCTTTTGCAGCAGTTCTTTTGTGGTTATCCCCCCCACCCTGTGTCGGAATTCCAAAGGAACCCACTGGTCCAAAAaggcaggagagccctgctgtagggttttcaaggcaataaacATTCAACACAGGTCTACCAAGTCATAATCTATTACTCTGATCACTTCACCATGTTAACAAGTAAGCCTCTAGTAGAAAACAGATTCCAAAGAACTAAAGAATGGTCTCCTTCATAGAATCTGTGCTGTTTTGGAACGTTTCATCCCAGGCAAGGAAAATCATTGCTCTTTTAAAAGCTGCATTTAGGGTAATATGAAAACTTGAGAGAAAATCCACATTCTATTTGGGCCTAACAGTGTCAACCTAAACAGGACTATACCCTTCTAAGGCCAAtgactaaaaaacaaaaaacaaaaccctgtgcaactctgtttaggattgcactattgtaaaaaaataaatcctaCCCACCCTTCTGTTAGAATATTGAAGACGACTTTTAACTTTTACTAGGGGGTGAGAAGCTAAGACTAGACATaaccaagtgaggcacaaaagtGCTAGCCATGCTTTTTTTCtgcccctttctttctctttactTGAGCATTGCTTCCTTTCGCCATCATACAGGGtggaccttttaaaaaaataaagcaaagcaTTCATGAACACTTGGCATTTAAGCAAACACAAGGGGAAAGACATAACAGGTTTTTGTTCCACAGCTACAGGAGATTTATTGTGACAGTGTTTGCTATCTTCTGATCAGATGGGAGAAGTTGTTCTCTATAATAACTTCATTGTGGCCTTAACTGCCTTGCTAAAATACAGAGGCAGATGCCCTATACAGGTTATAGAGAGGGAAAAGGAAACCATTTGACTGAAATGAGAAGCAGTTATTTTCGTCTGTTCCCTGCTCTGGACAGCCTTAGACACATCACAAACCAAACAGTCATCTGTAGTTATCCCGCTGCATTGGTGTCATTATCCATATGCCTGAACCCTGCCTGAACCCTCCTAAGCTCCTGCCCTCAATACAGCCTCCTGGTTGTGAGACCCCTACGCTAATTAAGCAGCACAAAAAGACAACTTCTTTTAATCTTGAGCCTTTCCATTTTTCTTTAACACCCTTCCATGGGCCATTTGCTGTTTTGTTCCTTAAATGTTTGTGTCAGAGCTGCAATGTCAGATGACAGAATTCCAGAGTTCAATAAACAAACTTGCTGTGTGAACATTTCAGCCAGTGACTTACAACCTACATTTCTTTTTCAACAGCACTGCTAAACGAGCATTTATATACTTGCAAACTACAGTAGACTTCCAGGGacaacactgccccccccccacaaaaaggagaagagttggtttttatatgctgctttttctctatccaaaggagtctcaaagcagcttacaatcaccttccctctcctcacaagagacaccccGTGGggcagggtgaggctgagagagctttaggCACAGCAATCAAAACAACAGTGAAAGCGACAAGCCTAACAAGGTTATATTTTCTCTTGTCATATCATGACTTGAAATGCAAGCTTCAAATCATTTCTCTGTGAATGAGAGAGACTGTACATTAACCGAGATTGCACATAAGGGTTGCCAGGGTTGGGAGGGCAaggtttaaggaggggagggcctcagcatggtacaatgacatagagtccactttcTCCAGAGATCTGATTTCTTATTTTGTGGAGATCAGATGTAGTAACGAGAGaccttcaggctccacctggaggatggAAACCTAGCAGAGATATAGGCTCAAGCACTACAAACCACTTCTTGCCTATTTCGGATTTCCCCAGGCATCTCAAGTGACTAAGCCAGTCTTCTGCaagggcagtacagaaattaaacaacaacaataatagcaataatattaTAGAACCGACTCCGTTGGTTTCAGCTCAAGAAGCGCTGAAAGGTTCAGCGGCATTCAGCGGGGGAAGCTCATAACAACTCGGCAGCCCGAGCACCAGCAGCCATTCCCTACTAGGtagcttactcccagggaagcgCACTCAGAATGGGCGCAGCCTTCAACCGCTCCTTGCTTGAACAAGGGAGACAAGGTGCCCTTCTTCTCGTTGCCTCTCTGCACAAACCCTCGGTCTCTCCGCCGCCCACCCCCTGGAAAGCCATGCCCTCGCCAGGAGGGAGAGAGCGCGCTGCGGGCTCAGCGGTTAGGGGCATCCATAAGGGCTGGGCTGGAAGCAGCAACGGCGAGAAGAAAGAGCCTCAGCGCTTTCCGTccagctggcgggggggggggcgggggggcttaaCCGACAGTCACAGAGCAAGGACGCCGCTGTTTCTGACCTGCTTCGCCCGCAAGTTCTCAGCGTCCTAAAACAACCGAGCCCGGCCAGAGCCGCCATCTTGCGCCCCGCAGAACTGCCTCGCTATTGGTGCAGAAAGACCATATGTCCCGCCCATCTCAAACGTCATTAGTTGTGGAATACAAGAAGGTGTGGCGGAAAAAGTCACATGACGTTCCgtggaaaatgtgtgtgtgatgTGGGGCGGCGGTATATGTCTACAGAAGGAAGCCTGGCGGAAGTGCCTCGGTTAAGCTTGTTGACTGAGTGGCGCTGAGACTCTAAGGGAGAAGTTTTCATTAATGTATAGGATATAATCGTTACTCAATCGCCTAGGCCgctattttctttaaaaaccctACATATATAATTATTCTCGTTGGAGATAATTTCAGATAATTTGATGACTATTCAAAACAACCCTTCCAAATTAGTCATTTCTGTGTTGATATGTATTTATCTTACTTGTCCGCATCTATCACTAGGGCTCAAGGCGGATTACGCAGAATGCCAATACAATCAAGAAAATTGGATGatcaataaacaatgaaataggagtACAAAAACCAACCAgaactcaagaaaaaaaaaacccagaactgCAACAAAGTTTAAGTGTTAACAtggcacattaaatgatgcaaaattacatATATGTGTCCAAGG is a genomic window containing:
- the ISCA2 gene encoding iron-sulfur cluster assembly 2 homolog, mitochondrial isoform X1, with the translated sequence MPLTAEPAARSLPPGEGMAFQGVGGGETEGLCREATRRRAPCLPCSSKERLKAAPILSALPWDPSYALWHPVRAPSQTSQNSACVPRIRGQLVASSAPGERQSDSHDGQIYLSESCIKRLLEITEGSEFLRLQVEGGGCSGFQYKFSLDTVVNSDDRVFEQGSARVVVDLDSLNFVKGAMVDFNQELIRSSFQVVNNPQAEQGCSCGSSFSVKL
- the ISCA2 gene encoding iron-sulfur cluster assembly 2 homolog, mitochondrial isoform X2, with the protein product MAALAGLGCFRTLRTCGRSSPSYALWHPVRAPSQTSQNSACVPRIRGQLVASSAPGERQSDSHDGQIYLSESCIKRLLEITEGSEFLRLQVEGGGCSGFQYKFSLDTVVNSDDRVFEQGSARVVVDLDSLNFVKGAMVDFNQELIRSSFQVVNNPQAEQGCSCGSSFSVKL